In Fundulus heteroclitus isolate FHET01 chromosome 18, MU-UCD_Fhet_4.1, whole genome shotgun sequence, a single genomic region encodes these proteins:
- the LOC105920880 gene encoding extracellular calcium-sensing receptor-like, translating to MDGEYIIGGVFSIHYKELTKIHNYTTAPEPTTCTGSINSRELRFCRAMIFAIEEINNSTELLPGIKLGYKIYDSCASVSMAMHVAFQLSNGQDPVFHTGNNCSQVGMVMGVIGDSGSTQSISMSRIFGPFSIPLVSHFATCACLSDKEQYPTFFRTIPSDHYQADAMAKLVKHFGWTWIGAVHSDSDYGRNGMASFLEAAHREGICVEYIESFHRTDPKSKIQRVADVIRRSTAIAVVAFMSDGDIKFLFEELDQHRPPSRQWIGSEGWVTDPQLMRFSFCAGAIGVAIQQSFIPGFRDFLLDLSPSEVAASTVLMEFWEDAFNCSLTKTTSAKKKLCDGTEDLKTLKIPYTETSKFRVANMVYKAVYAIAYAIHNALCQKNNFTTYCKTQPGLALHQVLSELKKVNFTQNGYHISFDAYGDPVAAYEVVNWQKSESGVIELVTVGYYDASLPKGQEFRINRKLTWVDGNTEVPVSVCSESCRPGTRKVLQKGKPICCYDCMPCPEGEISNMTDSLDCIPCPREFWPNSNRDACFLKPVEFLSFNEVLGIILEVFSVGGACLAIITGMVFFYHRTTPIVRANNSELSFLLLFSLTLCFLCSLTFIGAPSNWSCMLRHTAFGITFVLCISCVLGKTIVVLMAFKATLPGSNAMKWFGPPQQRMTVVSVTFIQVIICTVWLVVSPPFPVKNATTYKEKIILECALGSAVGFWAVLGYIGLLAVFCFVLAVLARKLPGNFNEAKLITFSMLIFCAVWITFIPAYVSSPGKFSVAVEIFAILASSFGLILCIFAPKCFIILFQPEKNTKKFLMGKNQT from the exons ATGGATGGGGAGTACATTATTGGCGGCGTTTTTTCCATCCACTACAAGGAGCTCACAAAGATTCATAACTACACAACTGCACCTGAGCCGACCACCTGCACAGGAAG TATCAACAGCCGTGAACTGCGCTTCTGTCGTGCAATGATCTTTGCAATCGAGGAGATCAACAACAGCACGGAGCTGCTGCCTGGGATTAAACTTGGCTATAAGATATACGACTCGTGTGCCTCTGTGTCCATGGCCATGCATGTTGCATTTCAGCTTTCAAACGGGCAAGACCCTGTATTTCACACAGGCAATAATTGTTCACAAGTAGGTATGGTAATGGGCGTAATTGGTGACTCTGGGTCCACACAATCTATCAGCATGTCACGCATCTTTGGACCGTTCAGCATTCCTCTG gtgaGCCACTTTGCCACTTGTGCCTGTCTGTCAGATAAAGAGCAGTACCCAACATTTTTCAGAACAATTCCCAGTGACCATTATCAAGCTGATGCGATGGCCAAACTGGTGAAACACTTTGGTTGGACTTGGATAGGAGCTGTCCACTCTGACTCAGATTATGGAAGAAATGGCATGGCATCTTTTCTGGAAGCAGCACACAGAGAAGGGATCTGCGTAGAATACATTGAATCCTTCCATCGGACTGACCCAAAGAGCAAGATACAAAGAGTAGCTGATGTTATCCGCAG GTCAACAGCAATTGCTGTAGTGGCATTCATGTCCGATGGTGATATAAAATTCCTCTTTGAAGAGCTGGATCAACATCGTCCTCCATCTCGTCAGTGGATTGGAAGTGAGGGCTGGGTAACAGACCCTCAACTAATGAGATTCAGTTTCTGTGCAGGGGCAATTGGAGTTGCCATTCAGCAATCCTTCATCCCCGGCTTTAGAGACTTCCTTCTGGATCTTTCTCCCTCTGAAGTGGCTGCCTCCACAGTGCTGATGGAGTTCTGGGAGGATGCATTCAACTGCAGCTTGACAAAAA ctACATCAGCAAAAAAGAAGTTGTGTGATGGAACTGAAGACCTAAAGACACTTAAGATCCCATATACTGAAACGTCTAAATTCAGAGTTGCTAACATGGTGTACAAGGCTGTATATGCCATAGCATATGCTATTCACAATGCACTGtgtcaaaaaaataacttcacaaCTTACTGTAAAACTCAACCTGGGTTAGCATTACATCAG GTTTTGTCTGagctaaagaaagtcaattttACCCAAAATGGTTACCATATATCTTTTGATGCTTATGGAGACCCTGTGGCTGCTTACGAGGTTGTCAATTGGCAGAAAAGTGAGAGTGGTGTAATTGAGCTGGTAACCGTGGGGTACTACGATGCATCACTGCCAAAGGGCCAGGAGTTTCGTATTAACAGGAAGTTGACCTGGGTGGATGGAAACACGGAA GTACCAGTTTCAGTATGCTCTGAGAGTTGTCGTCCAGGGACTCGTAAAGTGTTGCAGAAAGGAAAACCCATCTGCTGCTATGATTGTATGCCATGTCCTGAAGGAGAGATCAGTAATATGACAG ATTCTCTTGATTGCATCCCATGCCCAAGAGAATTCTGGCCTAACTCAAACAGAGATGCTTGTTTTCTCAAACCTGTGGAGTTTCTTTCCTTCAATGAAGTACTGGGAATTATTCTCGAAGTATTCTCTGTCGGTGGGGCCTGTCTTGCCATCATAACAGGAATGGTTTTCTTTTATCACAGAACAACTCCAATTGTCAGAGCCAACAACTCTGAATTGAGTTTCCTACTACTCTTCTCTCTCACTCTGTGTTTCTTATGTTCATTAACATTCATCGGAGCACCTTCAAACTGGTCCTGCATGCTGCGACACACAGCTTTTGGCATCACTTTTGTCCTCTGCATCTCCTGTGTTCTTGGTAAAACTATTGTGGTTTTAATGGCATTCAAAGCTACACTTCCAGGTAGTAATGCCATGAAATGGTTTGGTCCCCCGCAACAAAGAATGACTGTGGTGTCTGTCACTTTTATTCAAGTTATTATATGTACTGTATGGTTGGTTGTGAGTCCTCCCTTCCCAGTGAAAAATGCAACCACATACAAGGAGAAGATCATCCTGGAATGTGCATTAGGCTCTGCTGTTGGCTTCTGGGCTGTGCTCGGCTACATCGGcctgttggctgttttttgctttgtgttaGCTGTTTTAGCTCGGAAATTACCTGGTAATTTTAATGAAGCCAAACTGATAACATTCAGTATGTTGATATTCTGTGCAGTCTGGATCACCTTCATCCCAGCATATGTCAGCTCTCCAGGGAAATTTAGCGTGGCTGTGGAGATATTTGCCATTCTGGCTTCCAGTTTTGGTCTGATACTGTGTATATTTGCTCCAAAGtgttttatcattttgtttCAACCAGAGAAGAACACTAAGAAATTTTTAATGGGCAAAAACCAAACATAA
- the LOC105920872 gene encoding LOW QUALITY PROTEIN: extracellular calcium-sensing receptor-like (The sequence of the model RefSeq protein was modified relative to this genomic sequence to represent the inferred CDS: inserted 1 base in 1 codon), whose product MGLYLKYVPYRVQLVYLHSQXDGEYIIGGVFSIHFKELTKIHNYTTAPEPTTCTGSINSRELRFCRAMMFAIEEINNSTELLPGIKLGYEIHDSCASVSMAMQVAFQLSNGHDPVFHTGKNCSHSGVVMGVIGESGSTPSISMSRIFGPFNIPLVSHFATCACLSDKEQYPTFFRTIPSDHYQADAMAKLVKHFGWTWIGAVHSDSDYGRNGMASFLEAAHREGICVEYIESFYRTDPHKIRIVADAIRKSTSTVVVAFTAAGDMKFLLEELNQHPPPPRQWIGSEGWVTDPQLMRFSFCAGAIGVAIQQSIIPGFRDFLLDLSTSEVAASSVLTDFWEDAFNCSLTKTSSAQKKTCDGTEDLKMLKIPYTETSKFRIANMVYKAVYAIAHAIHNAVCRKTNFTTYCVKQTRLKSDQIFTELKKVNFTRNGYHVSFDANGDPVAAYEVVNWQKSESGVIEPITVGYYDASLPKGQEFRIYRNLTWLDGGTQVPVSVCSESCLPGTRKVLRKGKPICCYDCTPCPEGEISNMTDSPDCIPCPREFWPNSGKDACFHKPVEFLSFDEVLGIILEVFSVSGACLAIITAAVFFQHRTTPIVRANNSELSFLLLFSLTLCFLCSLTFIGAPSNWSCMLRHTAFGITFVLCISCVLGKTIVVLMAFKATLPGSNAMKWFGPPQQRMTVVSVTFIQILICTLWLVVSPPFPVKNLTTYKEKIILECALGSAVGFWAVLGYIGLLAVFCFVLAVLARKLPDNFNEAKLITFSMLIFCAVWITFIPAYVSSPGKFTVAVEIFAILASSFGLILCIFAPKCFIILFQPEKNTKKHVMNKN is encoded by the exons ATGGGGCTTTACCTGAAGTATGTACCCTACAGGGTACAGCTCGTTTACCTGCATTCTC TGGATGGGGAATACATTATTGGCGGAGttttttccatccacttcaAGGAGCTTACAAAGATTCATAACTACACCACTGCACCTGAGCCGACCACCTGCACAGGGAG TATCAACAGTCGTGAACTGCGCTTCTGTCGTGCAATGATGTTTGCAATTGAGGAGATCAACAACAGCACAGAGCTGCTGCCTGGGATTAAACTTGGCTATGAGATCCACGACTCATGTGCCTCTGTGTCTATGGCCATGCAAGTTGCATTTCAGCTGTCAAATGGGCATGACCCTGTGTTTCACACAGGCAAAAACTGTTCTCACTCAGGTGTTGTGATGGGTGTTATTGGTGAGTCTGGTTCCACACCATCCATCAGCATGTCACGTATCTTTGGACCCTTCAACATTCCTCTG gtGAGCCACTTTGCCACCTGTGCTTGCCTGTCAGATAAAGAGCAGTACCCAACATTTTTCAGAACAATTCCCAGTGACCATTATCAAGCTGATGCGATGGCCAAACTGGTGAAACACTTTGGTTGGACTTGGATAGGAGCTGTCCACTCTGACTCAGATTATGGAAGAAATGGCATGGCGTCTTTTCTGGAAGCAGCACACAGAGAAGGGATCTGCGTAGAGTACATTGAATCTTTCTATCGGACTGACCCACACAAGATACGAATCGTAGCTGATGCTATCCGCAA gtcAACATCGACCGTCGTAGTAGCATTCACAGCTGCTGGTGATATGAAATTCCTGTTAGAGGAGCTAAATCAACATCCTCCTCCACCTCGTCAGTGGATTGGAAGTGAGGGCTGGGTAACAGACCCTCAGTTAATGAGATTCAGCTTCTGTGCAGGGGCAATTGGAGTTGCCATTCAGCAATCCATCATCCCTGGCTTTAGAGACTTCCTTCTGGATCTCTCTACCTCTGAAGTGGCTGCTTCCTCAGTGCTGACAGATTTTTGGGAGGATGCATTCAACTGCAGCTTGACAAAAA CATCCtctgcacagaaaaaaacatgtgatggaACTGAAGACTTAAAGATGCTCAAGATCCCATATACTGAAACATCTAAATTCAGAATTGCTAACATGGTGTACAAGGCTGTTTATGCCATAGCACACGCTATTCACAATGCAGTGTGTAGGAAAACTAATTTCACTACCTACTGTGTAAAACAAACAAGGTTAAAGTCAGATCAG attttcactGAGCTGAAGAAAGTCAATTTTACCCGAAATGGTTACCATGTGTCATTTGATGCTAATGGTGACCCTGTGGCTGCTTATGAGGTCGTCAACTGGCAGAAAAGTGAGAGTGGTGTCATTGAGCCTATAACAGTGGGGTACTATGATGCATCACTGCCAAAGGGCCAGGAGTTTCGTATTTACAGGAACTTAACCTGGTTGGATGGTGGCACACAA GTACCTGTGTCAGTTTGCTCTGAGAGTTGTCTCCCAGGGACTCGAAAAGTTTTGAGGAAAGGAAAACCCATCTGCTGCTATGATTGTACTCCGTGTCCTGAAGGAGAGATTAGTAATATGACAG ATTCTCCTGATTGCATCCCATGCCCCAGAGAGTTCTGGCCAAATTCAGGCAAAGATGCTTGTTTTCACAAACCTGTGGAGTTTCTTTCTTTCGATGAAGTGCTGGGAATTATTCTCGAAGTATTCTCTGTCAGTGGGGCCTGTCTTGCCATCATAACAGCAGCAGTTTTCTTTCAGCACAGAACAACTCCAATTGTCAGAGCCAACAACTCTGAGCTGAGCTTCCTTCTGCTCTTCTCTCTGACTCTGTGTTTCTTATGTTCTTTAACTTTCATCGGAGCACCTTCTAACTGGTCCTGCATGCTGCGACACACAGCATTTGGCATCACCTTTGTTCTATGCATCTCCTGTGTGCTTGGGAAAACTATTGTGGTTTTGATGGCATTTAAAGCTACACTTCCAGGTAGTAATGCCATGAAATGGTTTGGCCCACCTCAACAAAGAATGACTGTGGTGTCTGTcacttttattcagattttaataTGTACTTTGTGGTTGGTTGTGAGTCCTCCCTTCCCAGTGAAAAATCTAACCACATACAAGGAGAAGATCATCCTGGAATGTGCATTAGGCTCTGCTGTTGGCTTCTGGGCTGTGCTCGGCTACATCGGCCTGCTcgctgttttttgctttgtgttaGCTGTTCTAGCTCGGAAACTACCTGATAATTTTAATGAAGCCAAATTGATAACATTTAGTATGTTGATATTCTGTGCAGTCTGGATCACCTTCATCCCAGCATATGTCAGCTCTCCTGGAAAATTTACTGTGGCTGTGGAGATATTTGCCATTCTGGCCTCTAGTTTTGGACTGATATTGTGTATATTTGCTCCAAAgtgtttcattattttgtttcaacCAGAGAAGAACACCAAAAAACATGTAATGAACAAGAATTGA
- the LOC105920869 gene encoding extracellular calcium-sensing receptor-like, whose translation MNGDFIIGGAFSIHYKELTKTHNYTIAPEPPSCARGINSRELRFSRTMIFAIEEINNSTELLPGVKLGYQIHDSCASVPVAMHVAFQLSNGQDPVFQTGDNCSPSGVTMAVVGESGSTPSISISRIFGPFNIPLVSHFATCACLSDKEQYPTFFRTIPSDQFQADALAKLVKHFGWTWIGAVHSDSDYGNNGMASFLHVALREGICVEYIVSFYRTDPTSKIREVANAIRRSTAVAVVAFTAAGDMKVLLEELARNPAPPRQWIGSESWVTDPLLMSFGFCAGAIGVAIQQSVIPGLRDFLLDLSPSEVAASSVLTEFWEDAFNCSLTKSTTVKRKLCDGTEDLKTVKNLYTETSKFRITNMVYKAVYAIAHAIHNAVCKNAKSVIQCEQHIRLEPKQIFTELKEVNFSQNGYHVSFNAKGDPLAFYELVNWQKTESGVIELVTVGYYDASLPIGQEFRIYKNLTWVEGSMQVPVSVCSESCPPGTRKVLQKGKPFCCYDCIPCPEGEISNVTDAPDCIPCLSDFWPNSVNTACFPKPVEFLSFDEVLGIILEAFSVSGACLAIITALVFFHHRTTPIVRANNSELSFLLLFSLTLCFLCSLTFIGAPSNWSCMLRHTAFGITFVLCISCVLGKTIVVLMAFKATLPGNNVMKWFGPLQQRMTVVSFTFIQFLICTVWLVVSPPFPVKNLTTYKEKIILECALGSAVGFWAVLGYIGLLAVFCFVLAVLARKLPDNFNEAKLITFSMLIFCAVWITFIPAYVSSPGKFTVAVEIFAILASSFGLILCIFAPKCFIIVFQPEKNTKKYLMNKN comes from the exons ATGAATGGGGACTTCATCATTGGGGGTGCTTTTTCAATCCACTACAAGGAGCTCACAAAGACGCACAACTACACCATTGCGCCTGAACCGCCTAGCTGTGCAAGGGG CATAAACAGTCGAGAACTGCGCTTCTCTCGGACAATGATCTTTGCAATCGAGGAGATTAACAACAGCACAGAACTGCTGCCAGGTGTCAAACTGGGTTATCAGATCCACGATTCGTGCGCTTCTGTGCCCGTGGCCATGCACGTTGCATTTCAGCTGTCAAACGGGCAGGACCCTGTGTTTCAGACAGGTGACAATTGTTCTCCTTCTGGTGTAACAATGGCTGTCGTTGGCGAGTCTGGATCCACGCCATCTATTAGCATCTCGCGCATTTTCGGGCCCTTCAACATACCTTTG gtGAGCCACTTTGCTACCTGTGCCTGCCTGTCAGATAAAGAGCAGTACCCAACATTTTTCAGAACAATTCCCAGTGACCAATTTCAAGCCGACGCGCTAGCCAAGCTGGTGAAACACTTTGGTTGGACTTGGATTGGAGCTGTCCACTCAGATTCAGACTATGGAAATAATGGCATGGCATCTTTTCTCCATGTAGCACTCAGAGAGGGGATCTGTGTGGAATACATTGTATCTTTCTATCGGACTGACCCAACCAGCAAGATTCGAGAAGTAGCCAATGCCATCCGCAG GTCAACAGCAGTAGCTGTTGTGGCGTTTACAGCTGCTGGTGATATGAAGGTCCTATTAGAGGAGCTGGCCCGGAACCCTGCTCCCCCTCGTCAGTGGATTGGAAGTGAATCCTGGGTAACAGACCCTCTCTTAATGAGCTTCGGTTTCTGTGCAGGAGCCATCGGCGTTGCCATCCAGCAATCTGTCATCCCAGGTTTGAGAGACTTCCTTCTGGATCTCTCTCCATCTGAAGTAGCTGCCTCTTCAGTTCTTACTGAGTTCTGGGAGGATGCATTCAACTGTAGCTTGACAAAAA GTACAACTGTAAAGCGCAAACTGTGTGATGGAACTGAAGACTTAAAGACAGTAAAAAATCTCTATACTGAAACATCTAAATTCAGaattactaacatggtttacaAGGCTGTTTATGCAATAGCACACGCTATTCACAATGCAGTGTGTAAGAATGCAAAGTCAGTCATTCAGTGTGAACAACACATCAGACTGGAGCCCAAACAG ATTTTCACTGAATTAAAGGAAGTCAACTTTTCCCAAAATGGTTATCATGTATCTTTCAATGCTAAAGGTGATCCTCTGGCATTTTATGAGCTGGTCAACTGGCAGAAAACTGAGAGTGGAGTTATTGAACTGGTAACAGTGGGGTACTATGATGCATCACTGCCCATAGGCCAGGAGTTCCGTATCTACAAGAATTTAACATGGGTGGAGGGAAGCATGCAA GTACCAGTATCAGTGTGCTCAGAGAGTTGTCCTCCAGGAACTCGTAAAGTGTTGCAGAAAGGAAAACCCTTCTGCTGCTATGACTGCATACCATGTCCTGAAGGGGAGATCAGTAATGTGACAG ATGCTCCTGATTGCATCCCATGTCTCAGTGACTTCTGGCCTAACTCAGTGAACACTGCTTGTTTCCCCAAACCTGTggagtttctttcttttgatgaAGTGCTGGGAATCATTCTGGAAGCGTTCTCTGTTAGTGGAGCCTGTCTGGCCATCATAACAGCATTAGTTTTCTTTCACCACAGGACAACTCCAATTGTCAGAGCCAACAACTCTGAGTTGAGTTTCCTGTTGCTCTTCTCTCTGACTCTGTGTTTCTTATGTTCTTTAACTTTCATCGGAGCACCTTCTAACTGGTCCTGCATGCTGCGACACACAGCCTTTGGCATCACCTTTGTTCTATGCATCTCCTGTGTTCTTGGGAAAACTATTGTGGTTTTAATGGCATTCAAAGCTACACTTCCTGGTAACAATGTCATGAAATGGTTTGGTCCCCTACAACAAAGAATGACTGTAGTAtcttttacatttattcaatTTTTGATATGTACTGTATGGTTAGTTGTGAGTCCTCCTTTCCCAGTGAAAAATCTAACCACATACAAGGAGAAGATCATCCTGGAATGTGCATTAGGCTCTGCTGTTGGCTTCTGGGCTGTGCTCGGCTACATTGGCCTACTggctgttttttgctttgtgttaGCTGTTTTAGCTCGGAAACTACCTGATAATTTCAATGAAGCCAAACTGATAACCTTCAGCATGTTGATATTCTGTGCAGTCTGGATCACCTTCATCCCAGCATATGTCAGCTCTCCTGGGAAATTTACTGTGGCTGTGGAGATATTTGCCATTCTGGCTTCCAGCTTTGGACTGATACTGTGTATATTTGCTCCAAAGTGTTTCATCATTGTGTttcagccagaaaaaaacaccaaaaaatatttaatgaacaAGAATTGA
- the LOC105920874 gene encoding extracellular calcium-sensing receptor — MHKPGDVILGGLFEVHYTSVFPELTFTSEPNEHICQGFDPPGFRHAMTMAFAIEEINKNPNLLPNVTLGYSLYDNCGTLVIGFSAALSLASSQEERFLPLEQCSGGPPVLGIVGDSFSTFSIATSDVIGLFRLPIVSYFATCSCLSDRHRFPSFFRTIPSDTFQVHAMIQILKHFGWTWAGLLVSDDDYGLHVAQSFQSELTQSGLGCLAYIEILPWGNNPSELTRIVEGMKKSTARVVIVFAHQINMIQLMEEVVKQNVTGLQWIASEAWSSAAVLQTPRFMPYLGGTLGVAIRRGEILGLRDFLLRTKPGNSRNDERYMIRQFWEHTFQCKFAPPPVDWLEAGGALCSGEEDLETVQTEFLDVSNLRPEYNIYKAVYALAYALDDMLQCQPGRGPFSSHSCASMQKLEAWQVLYYLEKVNFTIPFGDQVSFDENGDALPIYDIMNWLWLPDGGIQVLNVGVVKKTAFGDEELTLNEDKIFWNFNNNQPPRSVCSETCNPGTRMARKKGQPVCCFDCVPCSEGKISNETNSLECFSCPEDFWSSPKRDHCILKTTDFLSYHEPLGVCLTTASLLGTCICTVVLGIFTYHRSTPMVRANNSELSFLILVSLKLCFLCSLLFIGQPRLWTCQLRHAAFGISFVLCVSCILVKTMVVLAVFKASKPGGGVHLKWFGAVQQRGTVFALTCIQAAICTVWIVTASPVPHKNTQYHNDKIIYECVVGSTVGFTVLLGYIGLLAIISFLLAFLGRNLPDNFNEAKLITFSMLIFCAVWVAFVPAYINSPGKYADAVEVFAILASSFGLLMALFGPKCYVILLRPERNTKKAIMCRGAAKC; from the exons ATGCATAAACCTGGTGATGTGATTCTAGGCGGACTGTTTGAAGTACATTACACTTCTGTGTTTCCTGAGCTAACATTCACCTCAGAACCAAATGAGCACATCTGTCAAGG CTTTGACCCTCCAGGGTTCAGACATGCCATGACCATGGCATTTGCCATTgaggaaattaacaaaaacccaaatctgcTTCCCAACGTGACTCTGGGATATAGCCTTTATGACAATTGTGGCACATTAGTAATTGGATTCAGTGCTGCATTGTCACTGGCCAGTAGTCAAGAGGAAAGGTTTCTACCCCTGGAACAATGTTCAGGGGGGCCTCCAGTCCTGGGGATTGTTGGTGATTCCTTCTCAACATTTTCTATTGCCACATCTGATGTAATAGGTTTATTCAGATTGCCCATC GTGAGTTACTTTGCCACATGTTCTTGCCTAAGTGATCGGCATAggtttccatctttttttaGGACGATCCCGAGTGATACGTTCCAG GTGCATGCAATGATTcagattttaaaacactttgGCTGGACATGGGCTGGTCTACTGGTCAGTGATGATGATTATGGGCTTCATGTTGCCCAGTCCTTTCAGTCAGAGCTGACTCAATCTGGCTTAGGATGTCTTGCATATATTGAGATTTTACCGTGGGGTAACAACCCATCTGAACTAACGAGAATTGTGGAAGGGATGAAAAAATCCACAGCTCGTGTGGTTATTGTATTTGCACACCAGATCAATATGATTCAGCTGATGGAGGAG GTTGTGAAGCAGAATGTCACAGGATTGCAGTGGATAGCAAGTGAAGCCTGGTCATCAGCAGCTGTGCTCCAAACACCCCGTTTCATGCCGTACCTGGGTGGCACGCTGGGTGTCGCGATCCGCCGAGGAGAAATCTTAGGACTTAGAGATTTCCTCTTAAGAACAAAGCCTGGGAATAGCAGAAACGATGAAAGATATATG ATAAGGCAGTTTTGGGAACACACATTTCAGTGTAAATTTGCTCCCCCTCCGGTAGATTGGCTTGAAGCAGGGGGAGCATTATGCTCTGGTGAAGAAGATTTGGAGACTGTGCAGACTGAGTTTCTGGATGTTTCTAACCTCAGGCCTGAATACAATATTTACAAGGCTGTGTATGCTCTGGCATATGCTCTTGATGATATGCTGCAGTGTCAGCCAGGGAGAGGGCCTTTCAGCAGCCACAGCTGTGCCTCTATGCAAAAACTGGAGGCCTGGCAG GTTTTGTATTACTTGGAAAAGGTCAATTTTACCATTCCATTTGGTGATCAAGTGTCGTTTGATGAGAATGGTGATGCTTTACCCATATACGACATCATGAACTGGCTGTGGCTCCCTGATGGTGGAATTCAAGTTCTGAATGTAGGGGTTGTTAAGAAGACAGCTTTCGGAGATGAAGAACTCACTCTTAATGAAGACAAGATCTTCTGGAACTTTAACAACAATCAG CCACCTCGGTCAGTGTGCAGTGAGACCTGTAATCCCGGGACGCGCATGGCGAGAAAGAAGGGGCAACCTGTGTGCTGTTTTGATTGTGTTCCTTGTTCTGAAGGAAAGATTAGCAATGAAACAA ACTCTCTTGAGTGCTTTAGTTGTCCAGAGGATTTCTGGTCCAGCCCAAAGCGTGATCACTGCATCCTTAAGACAACAGACTTCCTCTCCTACCATGAACCTTTGGGTGTCTGCTTGACAACAGCTTCGCTGCTGGGAACATGCATCTGTACCGTTGTTTTAGGGATTTTCACCTATCACCGCAGCACACCCATGGTGCGTGCAAACAATTCAGAGCTGAGCTTTCTAATTTTAGTGTCACTCAAACTGTGCTTCCTATGTTCGCTGCTGTTCATCGGACAACCCAGGCTGTGGACATGCCAGTTGAGACATGCAGCATTCGGGATCAGCTTTGTGCTTTGTGTCTCCTGTATACTGGTTAAAACCATGGTGGTTCTGGCTGTGTTCAAAGCCTCAAAACCAGGAGGTGGCGTCCATCTAAAGTGGTTTGGTGCTGTACAACAAAGAGGAACAGTTTTTGCTCTCACATGCATTCAAGCAGCAATTTGCACAGTGTGGATAGTGACTGCCTCACCGGTGCCTCATAAAAACACTCAGTACCACAATGACAAAATCATTTATGAGTGTGTAGTTGGGTCCACTGTTGGTTTTACAGTGTTACTGGGGTATATTGGCTTACTGGCAATTATAAGTTTCCTGTTAGCATTTCTGGGAAGGAATCTGCCAGACAATTTCAATGAGGCTAAACTCATCACTTTTAGCATGCTGATATTCTGTGCTGTGTGGGTGGCCTTTGTACCTGCTTACATCAACTCTCCTGGCAAATACGCAGATGCAGTTGAGGTGTTTGCCATTCTGGCCTCTAGCTTTGGTCTTTTGATGGCACTTTTTGGACCCAAATGTTACGTAATCTTGCTGAGACCTGAAAGAAACACCAAGAAAGCCATCATGTGCCGTGGAGCTGCAAAGTGTTAA